DNA from Branchiostoma floridae strain S238N-H82 chromosome 15, Bfl_VNyyK, whole genome shotgun sequence:
GTTGTAAAAGTGTTTCCTGTGTATTCGGCCTAGGTAACGACAGAGACTAATAGCGTTACAAAAGGGGAAGTGTGCACAACTGTTCCTGTTTTAGACAGAGCATTGTTGGATTTGCGTGACTGGTAGTTTaagaatgtaaacaaaatacCTGTCCTTCACTATGCTAACTCAGGAAATGTAGCCGGTCTTGGCGCACGGCCAACCCAATATACAGAACAAGTCAATTAGAGATGGCAGTTTTCACTCCTTACCTATGTCGATTTGTGGCACTAACTGTTCAACACAAGGATGCATTTAGTGCACAGAAGATGCTTAACAGCACAGTAGACTTGCATTGTGCATGTTGGTAATCGCACAAGTCACGTTCACAGTCACGCAAAATAGGCACACACTCAAACATGCGGACAGGAATGTTTAGGTATAACTATCTGTGTACCTATCtgcgtacatacatacataaatacttTACATTTGGGACCGCATATCAGAAGCGACACCCACCTGCAGTTCGAAATACTGTCAGTCAGTATAGCTCTGAGTGTGGTGTCAGACAGTCATTGAAACTTCAGTTAAACAAAACACCTGTTACATATGAAAACTTGGTCATCCAGTGACATACCGGTAACACTTGCTAAATCTTGTTAATTGATTTTTTCATAGGTCCTAAAACGTTTCCACGCCTTGACAAGCTGAAACTCTTGGATCTGAGCAGGAATCGCATAAGGGTAATCAATTTAGGAAGCTTTAAGAACACCTTCAACCTGACTACTCTCTATCTCAACCACAACGACATCTCTTCCATCCCCAACGGTGCATTAGACGATCTCGTGTCGCTAGAAGTTCTCGGACTGGCTTTTACTCGCTTGTCAAATCTTAGTAACGTAGGGTTCCTCACTCCCAGTCTCAAATCACTCAACTTCACCTCATTCGCAGGGAATGGAGTTAAGCATTGCAATCTCGGAGACGAGTTCAGAAATTTAAAAAGTTTGACTTACTTAGATCTTGCTTACAACAAAATCACCGACCTTGAACAAGACTGTTTTGCATCGCTAAACGAATCAAATGTCCAAACACTAGACCTGTCTTTTAACAATATCCAAGTTATAAGCCATCCGATTTTCTGGCCGTTCCGTAACCTGTCTTACTTGTTTCTTGGAGGAAACAAATTTGACGTTAAACAACTGAACACGACATTTGAGAATCTGAAAAACATTGACACCGAGTCTTTGTGCCTTTCTTTCCGAAACAACTCATTTCTAATAGGGATGAAAACTCCACCGAACACCACATTTGCTCGTTTGGCAAAACTGCCAATCAAACAACTAGACCTGTCGTACATAGGGCTGCAACGGTTACCAGAAACAGGCctcttttccttctttcctcTACTAGAAAGTCTACTCTTGGTCGGTAATAACATAACCGAGTTGCCACCGAAGGCATTCGGTGGCTTAGGTAATCTAAAGACACTGGATTTGAGCAAGAACGATTATCTACCAAACGTAAAGAATGGGTCATTTGTATCACTCAAGAACCTGACATCTCTCTCGCTCACTCTCAGAAAGGGGCGCCAAGACATACACGGTAGTGTATTCCTAAACCTTCCAAAACTTCGCTCTTTAACCATTGCGGGGCCTAAACCAAAGTTCGCCGTAGGGAAATTCACTAAATACAGTCTACGAGGTTTGTCTTATCTGGAAAACTTACTGATAGAATGGCATGATCTTCCGGATGTTCCTTCTCCTGCCCTTGACCTGGTCAAAGGAACTCTACAACAACTAAGCTTTATCCATGGACACATCTCTGAACTGAAATCAAGAGCATTTTCTGGATTCAATCATCTCGAAATCCTTGACTTTAGACATAACAAGTTGGCAACTCTTTCAGAGTATGTATTTGATGGTCTTGAAAACCTGACCTATCTAAAACTGTCTCACAATTATATCGAGAAAATTGACAACACAACATTCCTCGGTCTTAGTAGGTTGGAGACATTATACTTAGAAAACAATCATCTCTGTTTCAAAGCTGATGATTTCTTTCCTCCACCTTTCACTGGGTTATCAACCTTGATTTCTTTGCATCTGGAAAATCCAGACAGGTGTTTTCCAGATGGGATTGAGTCGTTCCCTCCAGATTTCTTTGCAGGGCTTGTCTCGCTAAAGAGACTCCATCTGAGTAAAAACAAACTGTGGAAGATGTTTGCTCACGAGAAAACTAGCCGCCCATTCGCCAACCTTACGACTCTAGAAGTACTTGACTTATCTTATAACAACTTTGACACAATGACGTCCCTACCGTTTGAAAACCTCACAAATCTGACAAGTCTCTACCTATCTTTCAATCGGATTTCAACCATTCCTGACAGCCTTTTCAAATGTATACCGAACCTACGAAAGCTGAGGCTAAATTCTAACCGTAAATTGGGAAAGTTGCCTGAAAAGGGGCTCGGTTTCTTGCGCAATCTTGAGCGGTTAAACTTGGAAGACAATCCCTTGCAATGTACATGTGAAGAAGAGTGGTTTTACGACTGGGTAGTGAGCAATCAGACTAAAACGTTGTTTTACAACTTGTCAAACTACGGCTGTGTGGCTCCAGAACGTCTTGTGCATAAGACTATTTTAGACTTTGACGCTGAAGCACAAGGCTGCCACGACAAAACAGGCATCCACTTGGCGATCTCCGCGGCTCTCCTTCTTGTAATCTTTCTCGTGGGGGTTCTTGTTGGATATCGTTACCGTTGGTACATCAAATATGGCTGCTTCGTCATCAAGGCTCGTTTCCATGGCTACCAGGCACTGAGAGATGAGAACTTGCAGAAGAAATTCGACGCTTTTGTGTCCTACAACCATAACGACCGAGCGTGGGTGATGAACGAACTGGTACCGCACATCGAAGAAGAAGGGGACGCGTTCCGACTCTGCCTGGACTATCGCGACTTTGTTCCCGGCGCGCCGATCACAGACAACATCGTGAACTCCATCTACGACAGTCGTAAGACCATCTGCTTGGTGACGGAGGAGTTCCTGAAGAGCGAGTGGTGTGAGATGGAAGTGCAGATGGCGACCTACCGACTGTTCGACGAGCAGGTAGCAGTGGTTGAAATTGCTGTAGTAGTAG
Protein-coding regions in this window:
- the LOC118431709 gene encoding toll-like receptor 2 type-2, whose protein sequence is MFAHEKTSRPFANLTTLEVLDLSYNNFDTMTSLPFENLTNLTSLYLSFNRISTIPDSLFKCIPNLRKLRLNSNRKLGKLPEKGLGFLRNLERLNLEDNPLQCTCEEEWFYDWVVSNQTKTLFYNLSNYGCVAPERLVHKTILDFDAEAQGCHDKTGIHLAISAALLLVIFLVGVLVGYRYRWYIKYGCFVIKARFHGYQALRDENLQKKFDAFVSYNHNDRAWVMNELVPHIEEEGDAFRLCLDYRDFVPGAPITDNIVNSIYDSRKTICLVTEEFLKSEWCEMEVQMATYRLFDEQVDVLILVFLEDIPDRALHRYQRMRRLMCKRTYLEWPKDPQEKALFWERLKDALKTGDRPPIENII